The DNA window CTAGCTTCCTGGTTGGTTGCCTGGATGGGGGCGCGCGGGGCGGGCCTCGCTCAGTTGGCTGATCCCCGTCCCAAAGGGCCTCAGCCAAGCCCCAGAATGTGGTACCCCGTATCCACGTAGATAATCTCGCCGGTGATACCGGAGGCGAGGTTGGAGCAGAGGAAGGCGGCGGCGTTACCGACCTCTTCGATGGTGACATTGCGGCGCAGGGGGGTCTTCTCCTCCACCTGCTTGAGCATGGAGCGGAAGTCGGAGATACCGGAGGCGGCGAGGGTGCGGATGGGGCCGGCGGAGATGGCGTTGACGCGGGTGCCCTTGGGACCCAGGGAGGCGGCCAGATAGCGGACATTGGCCTCTAGACTCGCCTTGGCCAGGCCCATGACGTTATAGTTGGGCACCGCTCGTTCGGCACCCAGGTAGCTCAGGGTGAGGAGGGCGCCATTGCGGCCCGCCATCATGTCGCGGCCGGCCTTGGCCAGGGCGGCGAAGCTGTAGGAGCTGATGTCGTGGGCGATGGCGAAACCCTCGCGGGTAACGGCATCCACATAATCGCCCTCCAGTTGGTCGCGGGGGGCGAAGCCGATGGAGTGGACGATACCGTCGAGGCCGTCCCAACGCCGACCCAGTTCCCCAAAACATTCGTCGATCTGGGCATCGCTGGAGACATCCAGGGGCAGCACCAGCTCCGATCCGCACTTGGCGGCCATTTCCTCCGCCCGGCCCTGGAGCTTGTCGCCCTGGTAACTGAAGGCGAGGGTGGCGCCCTGCTCATGCATGGCCTGGGCAATGCCCCAGGCGATGGAACGGGTGCTGGCGACGCCGGTAATCAAAATCTTTTTGTCTTGCAGGAACCCCATGACGTTCAAACCTCTAGTGGTGGTGAAAAATCCAGGGCCTGGCCCAAGGACGTGGCGGCCGGGCATGGGCGGCGCGGACGCCCCTTAGGCCGGCAACATTACCGAAACTGAGCGACGGGCGGAAGGGCGGGCGATGCAAAAAGGCCTGATGGCGGGGTTGCCGGGCGCGCTGCTGGTCCTGATCCTTCTCGCTGGCTGTGGCGATGGCGCCTGGAACAACCCCTGGCCGGCCCGGGAGGCGGGGGCTAACGTCCTCTATTCCTCCTTCGAGGAGCGGCCCAAGCATCTGGACCCGGCGCGGTCCTATAGCTCCAATGAGTACGCCTTCCTGGCCCAGATTTACGAGCCCCCCCTCCAGTACCATTTTCTGCTGCGGCCTTACCGGCTTATCCCGCTGACGGCGGAGAGCCTGCCGGAGCCGTCCTATTTCGATGCCGCGGGCCAGGCATTGCCCCAGGATGCCCCGGCGGTGGCCATCGCCTGGTCCGAGTATCAGATCCACATTCGCCCCGGCAGCCACTACCAGCCCCATCCAGCCTTTGCCCAGGACGCCGCCGGGGGCTACCGCTATCACCACCTGGCCCCCGCCGACCTTGAGGATGTCAACCGCCTGGGGGACTTCCCGGAGACCGGCACCCGAGAGTTGACGGCGGCAGACTATGTTTATCAGATCAAGCGGCTGGCGGTCCCCTGGCGACATTCGCCCATTGCAGGGGTCCTGGGAGAACATATCCAGGACTTTAGCGAGCTGACGGCCCGCATCGAGGCCCAGGCCCCCGCAACCGGGGAGGATGGCGAGCGACCCTACCTGGATCTGGACGCCATCCCCTTCGCCGGCGCCGAGGTTCTGGATCGCTACGCCTATCGCATTCGCGTCAAGGGCAAGTATCCCCAGTTCGCCTATTGGCTGGCCATGCCTTTCCTGGCCCCCATGCCCTGGGAGGCGGAGCGCTTCTACGACCAGCCGGGCATGAAGG is part of the Chromatiaceae bacterium genome and encodes:
- a CDS encoding enoyl-ACP reductase, whose translation is MGFLQDKKILITGVASTRSIAWGIAQAMHEQGATLAFSYQGDKLQGRAEEMAAKCGSELVLPLDVSSDAQIDECFGELGRRWDGLDGIVHSIGFAPRDQLEGDYVDAVTREGFAIAHDISSYSFAALAKAGRDMMAGRNGALLTLSYLGAERAVPNYNVMGLAKASLEANVRYLAASLGPKGTRVNAISAGPIRTLAASGISDFRSMLKQVEEKTPLRRNVTIEEVGNAAAFLCSNLASGITGEIIYVDTGYHILGLG